In Vibrio syngnathi, the following proteins share a genomic window:
- a CDS encoding DUF368 domain-containing protein has product MNYLSTFFKGMAMGAADVVPGVSGGTIAFITGIYDTLLDSIRRINPSVLGLWKREGFKAAFSHINGFFLISLFAGVFTSIATFAKLISWLLVTHPVPLWSFFFGLILVSVFHILKQVEKRDMIRFVFLLLGIAFAYSITVLKPLQMEPTSINILIAGAIAICAMILPGISGSFILLLIGMYSPVLGAVKEFQVDVLALFLGGCVIGLLTFSHVLSWLLRSFRDFTLVFLTGLMIGTLPKIWPWKETISWRTNSKGEQVPLIQENLSPFDFEAVTSQPSQLVMAIVMMFVAIALVLGLEKFAERNAD; this is encoded by the coding sequence ATGAACTACTTAAGTACTTTTTTCAAAGGCATGGCAATGGGCGCAGCCGACGTTGTCCCTGGCGTGTCGGGCGGAACCATCGCATTCATCACTGGTATCTACGATACGCTACTAGATAGCATTCGAAGAATTAACCCTAGCGTACTTGGACTATGGAAGCGTGAAGGTTTCAAAGCCGCGTTTAGCCACATCAATGGTTTTTTCCTAATTTCACTGTTCGCAGGCGTATTCACGAGCATTGCGACATTTGCAAAGCTGATTTCTTGGTTATTAGTCACCCACCCGGTTCCACTATGGTCTTTTTTCTTTGGTCTTATCTTGGTGTCGGTTTTCCATATTCTTAAACAAGTAGAAAAGCGCGATATGATTCGATTCGTATTTTTGCTGCTTGGTATCGCCTTCGCTTACAGCATTACCGTGCTCAAGCCGCTGCAAATGGAACCTACCAGTATCAATATTCTCATTGCAGGTGCGATTGCGATCTGTGCGATGATTTTGCCAGGTATCTCAGGGAGCTTCATTCTGCTATTAATTGGTATGTACAGCCCGGTACTTGGTGCCGTTAAAGAATTTCAGGTCGATGTACTTGCCCTATTCCTTGGTGGCTGTGTGATTGGCCTGCTGACTTTCTCTCACGTACTTTCTTGGTTATTGCGCTCATTCCGCGACTTCACATTAGTATTCTTGACTGGTTTGATGATCGGTACACTGCCGAAGATATGGCCGTGGAAAGAAACAATCAGCTGGCGTACGAATTCTAAAGGTGAGCAGGTTCCGCTGATTCAAGAAAACTTATCACCGTTTGATTTTGAAGCCGTCACCTCTCAGCCTTCACAGCTAGTAATGGCTATTGTGATGATGTTTGTTGCCATTGCCTTGGTTCTAGGGCTAGAGAAGTTTGCAGAGCGCAACGCTGACTAA